A window of Gudongella oleilytica genomic DNA:
ATTGCCTTTTGGACTTCACTGCTTTTGGCCAGCTTATCCTCCATGCAAGCCTTGGTATCAGGTTTCTGTCCGTCAGGCTACGATTTCGCTATTGCTTCCTCTCGCCCACACCTCACGATGTGAACCTTGCAAGTCGCTATAGGGTTCGTCGGCAACTACGCCCCTTGTGGACTTTCACCACAGACAGAAGGCATGCCCGTCGTACCAAAAAAACCTGAGATTTACTCAGGTTTTAGTTCAATATTTTTCTAACTGCTTGATTGATCATATTGCCATCGGCTCTACCCTTTACCTTTGGCATTACAGTTTTCATTATGGTCCCAATTTCCTTTAGGGAGGTAGCTCCAATTTCATCTATGGTTTCTCGAACTATTTGTTCAACCTCTTCCTCAGAAAGCTGCTTGGGCAGGTACTCTAATAGTATGCTCATTTCTGCTTCAGTAAGATCTACAAGGTCCTGTCGGTTTCCCTTTCGGAATTCCTCTATTGCCATCTTTTTCTCCTTCAGCTGCTTTGATATGATTTCAAGGACTTCCTCGTCACCGAGCTCTATCCTCTCATCGACCTCGCGCTGTTTGATTGCAGCTCTCACCATTGTGACAGTATTTTTTCTTATAGTATCTTTGTTCCTCATGGAGGATTTGAATTCTTCCATTAGTTTATCTTTGAGTGACATAGGTTCACCTTCTCGATTAGAACTTGGAATGCTTCTTTCTTCTTGCCGCCTCAGATTTTTTCTTCTTTCTTACGCTGGGTTTCTCATAGTGCTCACGCTTCCTGACTTCCCCAATAACTCCTGACCTTGCACAGGATCTTTTAAACCTTTTCAGGGCATTGTCCAGAGATTCGTTTTCACCAACTTTGATTTCCGTCATCGTTTCTTCCCTCCCCTCTCAACTACAAGAGTGCAACAATACTGA
This region includes:
- the rpsU gene encoding 30S ribosomal protein S21, which encodes MTEIKVGENESLDNALKRFKRSCARSGVIGEVRKREHYEKPSVRKKKKSEAARRKKHSKF
- a CDS encoding GatB/YqeY domain-containing protein, which encodes MSLKDKLMEEFKSSMRNKDTIRKNTVTMVRAAIKQREVDERIELGDEEVLEIISKQLKEKKMAIEEFRKGNRQDLVDLTEAEMSILLEYLPKQLSEEEVEQIVRETIDEIGATSLKEIGTIMKTVMPKVKGRADGNMINQAVRKILN